A single genomic interval of Lathyrus oleraceus cultivar Zhongwan6 chromosome 7, CAAS_Psat_ZW6_1.0, whole genome shotgun sequence harbors:
- the LOC127104269 gene encoding uncharacterized protein LOC127104269 encodes MVKSSSPPSFHKFRNSNKDKQQRSSEYDEKRRHVYKCEFCPKVFSKGQALGGHKTCHCSNKQQIHDDKAHKTIKITFFLSSSPSYPNNHDAKLKRHSWTRVFKGTVHDPPAALKPLQQEELPAVDLVSLLPPRSYNTKKRSRRYLIHDGVSNNTAPISLLDMSRESVANLDLNHPDSKRMKLSSNGNETEMTQKPSVPLTSDGIDETVGKEEKNLSEGGTAESRVVGNFDLNELQTHDVETGVSRVVRFDLNELPDEIIDHE; translated from the coding sequence ATGGTGAAATCTTCTTCACCTCCTTCATTTCATAAATTCAGAAACAGCAACAAGGATAAACAACAACGGTCTTCTGAATATGATGAGAAACGACGGCATGTCTACAAATGCGAGTTTTGTCCCAAAGTATTCAGCAAAGGCCAAGCACTCGGAGGTCACAAGACTTGTCATTGCTCCAACAAGCAACAGATACATGATGATAAGGCTCACAAAACTATCAAGATCACTTTCTTTTTATCTTCTTCTCCAAGTTATCCTAATAATCATGATGCCAAACTGAAAAGACATTCATGGACTAGGGTTTTCAAAGGTACCGTTCATGATCCACCTGCTGCATTGAAACCTCTTCAACAAGAAGAGTTACCAGCTGTTGACTTGGTAAGTTTGCTGCCACCAAGATCATATAATACAAAGAAAAGGAGCAGGAGATATCTTATTCATGATGGAGTTTCTAATAATACTGCTCCAATATCGTTGTTGGATATGTCTCGCGAATCAGTTGCGAATCTTGATTTGAATCATCCTGATTCTAAGAGGATGAAACTTTCAAGCAATGGGAATGAAACTGAGATGACGCAGAAACCATCTGTGCCGCTAACAAGTGATGGTATTGATGAAACAGTGGGGAAGGAGGAGAAGAACCTGAGCGAAGGTGGAACAGCGGAGTCAAGAGTTGTTGGAAACTTTGATTTGAACGAGCTCCAGACGCATGATGTTGAAACAGGCGTGTCAAGAGTCGTTCGATTTGATTTGAATGAGCTCCCTGATGAAATCATTGACCATGAATGA